A window of the Cicer arietinum cultivar CDC Frontier isolate Library 1 chromosome 6, Cicar.CDCFrontier_v2.0, whole genome shotgun sequence genome harbors these coding sequences:
- the LOC140920720 gene encoding uncharacterized protein: protein MRCNDGQKVDLAVYMLESDAEHWWNCARGETEFLNLLQGGMSVVEYVAKFEALSRYSHYLRDNPQDEWKAIKFEQGLRPELQRFIGILEIRDYPTLVNKSRVAEKKMQALEAEKLKEKFNPVGKRCCKSEGQARSRPQNQGRVFTLQGEEVKESDGLIKVINCSDKSILVAPQPRAIDSPHSSKCFVSALACHRYLVEGAQGYMLLFSSKVEVEDNLTLMPVVGEFLDVFPNDVSSLPPNRELEFSIDLVPGCGPVSVAPYRMSALELKELKKQL, encoded by the exons ATGCGGTGCAATGATGGTCAAAAAGTGGACCTTGCCGTTTATATGTTAGAGTCTGATGCAGAGCATTGGTGGAATTGTGCTAGAGGAG AGACAGAGTTTCTTAATCTTCTTCAAGGAGGTATGTCAGTTGTAGAGTATGTAGCCAAATTTGAAGCTCTATCAAGGTACTCTCACTATCTTAGGGACAACCCACAAGACGAGTGGAAGGCAATCAAATTTGAGCAAGGACTGAGGCCTGAGCTGCAAAGATTTATCGGAATTCTAGAGATTCGTGACTATCCCACATTGGTAAACAAGTCTAGGGTGGCTGAGAAAAAGATGCAAGCGCTAGAAGCTGAGAAACTGAAGGAGAAGTTTAACCCTGTTGGAAAAAG ATGTTGCAAGAGTGAGGGGCAGGCTCGATCTAGACCCCAAAACCAAGGGAGAGTCTTTACACTCCAAGGAGAAGAGGTGAAGGAGTCAGATGGTTTGATCAAAG TTATAAATTGTTCTGATAAATCTATCCTTGTCGCACCTCAACCTAGGGCTATTGATTCACCTCATTCGTCCAAATGTTTCGTGTCTGCTCTAGCTTGTCATAGGTATTTAGTTGAGGGAGCTCAAGGATACATGCTCTTATTTTCTTCTAAGGTAGAGGTTGAGGATAATTTAACCTTGATGCCTGTAGTTGGTGAATTTCTTGATGTGTTCCCTAACGATGTCTCTAGCTTGCCACCGAATAGAGAATTAGAATTTTCCATTGATTTAGTGCCAGGGTGTGGCCCAGTGTCGGTAGCACCCTATAGGATGTCAGCATTAGAGTTGAAGGAGCTCAAGAAACAATTATAA